A stretch of DNA from Candidatus Kuenenbacteria bacterium HGW-Kuenenbacteria-1:
AGAGCTTTTGTAAAAAGTGATTCCTTTGTAAAAATTTGTTTTTGCATATGTACAATTATACACAAAATCTTAAAATTTACCCACTATAAACGACGGAGAGCCTTATTTTATACAAATTATCCAATTCAGTTTGATGTTCAAATTCTTTTTGTTTTTCTTTTTTGCGATTGTCTTTAAATAATTCAGCAAAATTTTTAATCGCTTGATTTTTCCATAAT
This window harbors:
- a CDS encoding transposase, which encodes MIKQPRTFSPKDKAIVALNAIKGDKTIAQISSDFQVHPAQIGLWKNQAIKNFAELFKDNRKKEKQKEFEHQTELDNLYKIRLSVVYSG